From Fusobacterium russii ATCC 25533:
AGCGCATATTAATATTCTTTTTTTAAAATTTAGAAAACTTCTATAGCCATATGCAGTATTTTTTAATACTTTTATTTTCCTTATTACTCCTTCAATCCTTCCATTTGAATATGAAAAAGAAAGAGAATTTTCAATATATTCAAAATATTTCTTAAATGTTTTAAGAGCTGTTTTAATAAATCCTTCA
This genomic window contains:
- a CDS encoding transposase yields the protein EGFIKTALKTFKKYFEYIENSLSFSYSNGRIEGVIRKIKVLKNTAYGYRSFLNFKKRILICANL